From Acidimicrobiia bacterium, one genomic window encodes:
- a CDS encoding LUD domain-containing protein yields the protein MKREDFLERVRAAIEVSELPPIPEEPPGGLVPDLPGAGVTQRFMDQVEAVDGHAHLVGSDDEAVDLIGALLRRYEATGCLAWAPEHLPIAGLVEGLPTTPLDAVVPGDAEGRLVHQTGYMDLVVGITGASAGLAESGSIVLEAGPGRPRMASLIPLVHIALLRERDITQSLSYWIADHPRAAVDTSNLFIITGPSRTADIEQTLNLGVHGPKHLHVVVIAA from the coding sequence GTGAAGCGTGAGGATTTCCTGGAGCGCGTTCGCGCGGCGATAGAAGTCTCCGAGTTGCCGCCAATCCCCGAAGAGCCGCCGGGCGGCCTCGTTCCGGATCTGCCGGGAGCCGGAGTCACCCAGCGATTCATGGACCAAGTCGAGGCAGTCGACGGCCACGCTCATCTCGTGGGAAGCGACGACGAGGCTGTCGACTTGATCGGTGCTCTGCTCCGCCGGTACGAAGCGACCGGCTGCTTGGCCTGGGCTCCCGAGCATCTACCTATTGCCGGGCTGGTTGAGGGTCTCCCCACAACACCGCTCGACGCTGTTGTCCCCGGGGATGCGGAAGGGCGGCTCGTGCACCAAACCGGATACATGGATCTAGTGGTCGGGATCACCGGGGCCTCCGCCGGACTCGCCGAGTCGGGATCCATCGTTCTCGAGGCCGGCCCGGGCCGCCCCCGGATGGCCTCGCTCATTCCGCTCGTGCACATTGCCCTTCTGCGCGAACGGGACATCACGCAAAGCCTCTCCTATTGGATCGCCGACCACCCACGGGCGGCCGTCGACACGAGCAACCTCTTCATCATCACCGGCCCGAGCCGGACGGCCGACATCGAACAGACCCTCAACCTGGGTGTGCACGGCCCCAAACACCTGCACGTAGTGGTAATCGCCGCCTAA